Proteins encoded in a region of the Streptomyces sp. NBC_01471 genome:
- a CDS encoding DUF5336 domain-containing protein, whose amino-acid sequence MNIRSLTRGDGVVIGAAVVLFIASFLDLTSFGNQCSGSVCANVDNPTAWDSLGTLMGVYLAGVIGAALITVARALPQPRKIAGLDMAQFGVAFTIFAAWTGFWTLVDASSRGAGLILGFIAALVLAAAAVAAPLLPALKAPLMSAPKPAAMTPSPYGAQAAGAPGQGYGYPGAQAQHPYGAQPGQPQPAAFGGQAGHPGQPQDTQQPAATQQSQPQPSADAPAGEFAPFWFAVPVARPLYGEDGSPAPIAELAPGTWYLAVEQRGPGLIAQTQDGRRGVLQDTTGIQRG is encoded by the coding sequence GTGAACATCCGCTCCCTCACACGAGGCGACGGCGTGGTGATCGGAGCAGCGGTGGTGCTGTTCATCGCCTCGTTCCTCGATCTCACCTCTTTCGGCAACCAGTGCAGCGGTTCCGTCTGCGCCAACGTGGACAACCCCACCGCATGGGACTCACTGGGCACGCTGATGGGCGTCTACCTGGCCGGCGTCATCGGGGCCGCCCTGATCACCGTGGCCCGCGCCCTGCCGCAGCCGCGCAAGATCGCCGGTCTCGACATGGCCCAGTTCGGTGTCGCGTTCACGATCTTCGCCGCGTGGACCGGTTTCTGGACCCTGGTCGACGCGTCGAGCCGGGGGGCCGGTCTGATCCTCGGGTTCATCGCAGCGCTGGTGCTCGCGGCCGCGGCGGTCGCCGCCCCGCTCCTCCCCGCGCTCAAGGCCCCGCTGATGAGCGCCCCGAAGCCGGCCGCCATGACGCCGTCCCCGTACGGCGCGCAGGCAGCCGGAGCGCCGGGCCAGGGCTACGGATACCCGGGCGCACAGGCCCAGCACCCGTACGGTGCGCAGCCCGGCCAGCCGCAGCCCGCCGCGTTCGGAGGCCAGGCCGGGCACCCCGGTCAGCCGCAGGACACCCAGCAGCCGGCGGCCACCCAGCAGTCCCAGCCGCAGCCCTCGGCCGACGCCCCCGCCGGGGAGTTCGCGCCGTTCTGGTTCGCGGTTCCGGTGGCCCGTCCGCTGTACGGGGAGGACGGCTCGCCGGCCCCCATCGCCGAACTGGCCCCGGGTACCTGGTACCTCGCGGTCGAGCAGCGCGGCCCGGGTCTGATCGCGCAGACGCAGGACGGCCGGCGCGGTGTGCTCCAGGACACCACGGGCATCCAGCGCGGCTGA
- a CDS encoding N-acetylmuramoyl-L-alanine amidase, with protein sequence MLYDDDDDTRPSLSRRLRRSPAVITVAALVPACLAGWLVWHAVGGPDHNSAAAKTPAPGRSAAAAEPSHAAAGDDKPGNGEPAGHRPLAGKVVVIDPGHNPNNYRHPTEINHRVNIGNGTTECDTTGTSTNDGYAEARFTLDVSHRLRSLLEKQGAKVRLTQNDDHSFGPCVTERAAFGNKAKADAAVSVHADGSSVGHRGFHVILPAPVKAGTANTRDIVAPSRELGTRIAGKFLRSTGTAPSNYIGGGTGLDTRSDLGGLNLSTVPKVFIECGNMRDPKDAALLTSESWRQKAAQGIANGISSFLHAE encoded by the coding sequence GTGCTGTACGACGACGATGACGACACCCGCCCCTCCCTCTCCCGCCGCCTCCGGAGATCACCGGCGGTGATCACGGTCGCCGCCCTGGTGCCCGCCTGTCTGGCGGGCTGGCTGGTCTGGCATGCCGTGGGCGGTCCGGACCACAACAGCGCGGCGGCGAAGACCCCGGCACCCGGCCGGAGCGCCGCAGCGGCGGAGCCGTCGCACGCGGCGGCCGGCGACGACAAGCCCGGCAACGGTGAACCCGCCGGCCACAGGCCACTCGCCGGGAAAGTCGTCGTGATCGACCCGGGGCACAACCCGAACAATTACCGTCACCCGACCGAAATCAACCACCGGGTGAATATCGGTAATGGCACAACAGAGTGCGATACCACCGGCACTTCGACCAATGACGGTTATGCCGAGGCCCGGTTCACTCTCGATGTCTCGCACCGGCTGCGTTCCCTGCTCGAAAAGCAGGGGGCGAAGGTCAGGCTGACCCAGAACGACGACCACAGTTTCGGTCCCTGTGTCACCGAACGCGCCGCCTTCGGCAATAAGGCGAAAGCCGACGCCGCCGTATCCGTCCACGCCGACGGCTCATCGGTCGGCCACCGCGGGTTCCACGTGATCCTTCCTGCCCCGGTGAAAGCGGGTACGGCCAACACCCGGGACATCGTGGCCCCGTCGCGCGAGCTCGGGACCCGGATCGCCGGAAAGTTTCTCCGGAGCACCGGGACCGCGCCTTCCAACTACATCGGCGGTGGTACGGGGTTGGACACCCGAAGCGATCTCGGCGGCCTCAATCTCTCGACCGTGCCCAAAGTGTTCATCGAATGCGGCAATATGCGTGATCCCAAAGATGCCGCTCTGCTCACGAGTGAAAGCTGGCGCCAGAAGGCGGCACAGGGGATCGCGAACGGCATCAGCAGCTTTCTCCACGCGGAGTGA
- a CDS encoding class I SAM-dependent methyltransferase: protein MAAPTPATLAAFEAAKGFMPADEGLALYDAAVLAAGLGLPLLEVGTYCGRSTLLIADAARAAGVPAITVDHHRGSEEQQPGWEYHDPSVVDPEVGLMDTLPTFRRTLHRAGLEDHVIAMVGRSPQVARAWGGPLGLVFIDGGHTDEHANGDYEGWAPHLADGGLLLVHDVFPDPADGGQAPYRVYLRALASGAFTEISVTGSLRVLRRTGTGI, encoded by the coding sequence ATGGCCGCCCCCACGCCAGCGACCCTGGCCGCGTTCGAGGCCGCCAAGGGATTCATGCCCGCGGACGAAGGGCTCGCGCTGTACGACGCGGCCGTGCTGGCCGCCGGGCTCGGCCTCCCGCTCCTGGAGGTCGGCACCTACTGCGGCCGCTCCACCCTCCTCATCGCCGACGCCGCACGCGCGGCCGGGGTTCCCGCGATCACCGTCGACCACCACCGCGGCAGCGAGGAGCAGCAGCCCGGCTGGGAGTACCACGACCCCTCCGTCGTGGACCCCGAGGTCGGTCTGATGGACACGCTCCCCACCTTCCGCCGCACCCTGCACAGGGCCGGGCTCGAAGACCATGTGATCGCGATGGTCGGCCGGTCCCCGCAGGTCGCGAGGGCCTGGGGCGGGCCGCTCGGCCTGGTGTTCATCGACGGCGGCCACACCGACGAGCACGCGAACGGCGACTACGAGGGCTGGGCCCCGCATCTCGCGGACGGCGGACTGCTGCTCGTCCACGACGTCTTCCCGGACCCGGCCGACGGCGGCCAGGCCCCGTACCGCGTCTACCTCAGGGCCCTCGCGTCCGGCGCCTTCACCGAGATCTCCGTGACCGGCTCGCTCCGCGTCCTGCGGCGTACCGGCACCGGAATCTGA
- a CDS encoding MFS transporter, with translation MTQAAALLPETLAEEPRAPRGRGGIVPVLAFAGIVVAVMQTLLVPVIKDLPTLLSTAPSNATWVMTATLLAGAIATPIMGRLGDLYGKRRMLLVSLSVMVIGSLICGFTDNLLIMIVGRALQGFAMGAIPLGIGIMRDELPREKLGSAMALMSSSIGVGGGLALPAAALVAQHADWHALFFGAAGLGVISMVLTLVFVPESSTRARGSFDTLGALGLSAGLVCLLLPITKGSDWGWTSGTTLGLFAGALAILLLWGVMELRIAAPLVDLRTTARREVLLTNLSSIMVGVAFYAISLVLPQLLQLPKATGYGLGQSMVVAGLCVAPLGLTMMLTAPVYARIAAKYGPKVSLMIGMLIIAIGYGAGLALMSAPWQTIIISVVVGAGIGLAYSSLPALIIGAVDPSETGAANGLNTLMRSIGTSVSSAVIGMVLAHSSVAAGPVSVPSMSGFRTSFMIATGAVVIGLVFAAFLPSRKRTAAPARPVATSEGSAAAVAEATEILQDAALHDAQDRSFSEFRGFRGRVLDADGTPVPRATVTLIDQRGRQSGIVVADGAGAFALAARTAGAYILAVTAPGRPPLATHVAYTSVDELVAVDLRLGATVPERAAR, from the coding sequence ATGACACAGGCCGCTGCCTTGCTGCCCGAGACACTCGCCGAAGAACCGCGCGCCCCCCGTGGCAGGGGCGGCATCGTCCCCGTACTCGCCTTCGCGGGCATCGTCGTGGCCGTCATGCAGACGCTGCTCGTCCCGGTCATCAAGGACCTGCCGACGCTGCTGAGCACCGCCCCGTCGAACGCCACCTGGGTCATGACCGCCACGCTGCTCGCGGGCGCGATAGCCACGCCGATCATGGGACGGCTCGGCGATCTCTACGGCAAGCGGCGGATGCTGCTCGTCAGCCTTTCCGTCATGGTGATCGGCTCGCTGATCTGCGGGTTCACCGACAACCTGCTGATCATGATCGTCGGCCGCGCGCTCCAGGGCTTCGCCATGGGCGCCATCCCGCTCGGCATCGGCATCATGCGCGACGAGCTGCCCCGCGAGAAGCTCGGCTCGGCCATGGCACTGATGAGCTCCTCCATCGGCGTCGGCGGCGGACTCGCCCTGCCGGCCGCGGCCCTGGTGGCCCAGCACGCCGACTGGCACGCCCTGTTCTTCGGCGCCGCCGGTCTCGGCGTCATCTCGATGGTGCTCACCCTCGTCTTCGTACCGGAGTCCTCGACCCGCGCCCGGGGCAGCTTCGACACCCTCGGTGCGCTCGGCCTCTCGGCCGGTCTGGTCTGCCTGCTGCTGCCGATCACCAAGGGCTCCGACTGGGGCTGGACCTCCGGCACCACGCTCGGACTCTTCGCCGGCGCACTCGCCATCCTGCTGCTGTGGGGCGTGATGGAGCTGCGGATCGCGGCCCCGCTGGTGGACCTGCGCACCACGGCCCGCCGCGAGGTGCTGCTCACCAACCTGTCGTCGATCATGGTCGGTGTCGCCTTCTACGCGATCTCCCTGGTCCTGCCGCAGCTGCTCCAGCTGCCGAAGGCGACCGGGTACGGCCTCGGCCAGTCGATGGTGGTCGCCGGACTGTGCGTGGCACCGCTCGGCCTCACGATGATGCTCACCGCACCGGTCTACGCCAGGATCGCCGCGAAGTACGGGCCCAAGGTCTCGCTGATGATCGGCATGCTGATCATCGCGATCGGTTACGGGGCGGGGCTCGCCCTGATGAGTGCGCCCTGGCAGACCATCATCATCTCGGTCGTCGTCGGTGCGGGCATCGGTCTCGCCTACTCGTCACTCCCCGCGCTGATCATCGGCGCGGTCGACCCGTCCGAGACGGGCGCGGCCAACGGCCTGAACACCCTGATGCGTTCCATCGGTACCTCGGTGTCGAGTGCGGTGATCGGCATGGTGCTCGCGCACTCCTCGGTCGCGGCCGGTCCGGTGTCCGTGCCGAGCATGAGCGGCTTCCGTACCTCGTTCATGATCGCCACGGGCGCGGTGGTCATCGGCCTGGTGTTCGCGGCGTTCCTGCCCTCGCGCAAGCGCACGGCGGCCCCGGCGCGGCCCGTCGCCACGAGTGAGGGCAGCGCGGCGGCCGTCGCCGAGGCCACCGAGATCCTCCAGGACGCGGCCCTCCACGACGCCCAGGACCGGAGCTTCTCCGAATTCCGCGGGTTCCGGGGCCGCGTGCTCGACGCCGACGGCACCCCGGTGCCGCGCGCCACGGTCACGCTGATCGACCAGCGCGGCCGGCAGTCGGGGATCGTGGTCGCGGACGGTGCGGGCGCCTTCGCGCTCGCCGCGCGGACGGCCGGTGCGTACATCCTGGCCGTCACGGCACCCGGCCGCCCGCCGCTCGCCACCCATGTCGCCTACACGAGCGTGGACGAACTGGTGGCGGTGGACCTGAGGCTGGGAGCGACCGTGCCCGAGCGCGCGGCCCGGTAG
- a CDS encoding acyl-CoA dehydrogenase, translating to MGIGITQEQRELADAVRGLLARETPPAKARELLDAPPGGDGDGGRGAPPAHWAALAAQGLLGAHLPEECGGGGGGLLEQAVILEEAARAALPGPYLPTVLASAVLHRAGRPDLAAPLADGRRTGAVALGEADDPVLGGAEADLVVLRHEGRWAAVDATELEVRAQQSVDPTRPTAGVRLRADVPADRLLTLDAALVTDLAAVLFAADACGTAAWALHTATGHAKVREQFGRPIGQFQAVKHLCADMLLRVEQARALTWDAARAAEEDTGPAGVSAGVRGLVASLAAATALDAAYSCAKDCIQILGGTGFTWEHDAHLHLRRAVVARQLLGPGDTHRARAVRLAAAGARRELRLELPAEAAPYRERAREAIGPARGLDPAGARRVLAPTGYAAPHLAEPYGLGAGPVQQLAVQQELAAAGVKVSDLGIATWVVPSLLAYGTDEQRARHLAPTLRGDVLWCQLFSEPGAGSDLASLRTRADRVDGGWLVNGQKLWTSAAQWADYGILLARTNQEAPRHKGLTYFLVDMKAASGIDIRPLREITGDSLFNEVYFDDVLLPDDAVLGAVDDGWRVARNTLGNERVHMADQLTFPTGLEALIARSDGLDGAQRARIGALAAEAHALACIGLRTTLQQVSGLEPGAGASVRKLVQTPHQQKVAELALELLGPAGAVREGAGEQAVHGFLMSRCLTIAGGTTQVQLNVVAERLLGLPRDP from the coding sequence ATGGGCATCGGAATCACGCAGGAGCAGAGGGAGTTGGCCGACGCCGTGCGGGGGCTGCTGGCGCGGGAGACGCCGCCCGCGAAGGCCCGCGAGCTGCTCGACGCGCCACCCGGCGGGGACGGCGACGGCGGCCGTGGTGCGCCACCGGCCCACTGGGCCGCACTCGCCGCGCAGGGCCTGCTGGGCGCACATCTCCCCGAGGAGTGCGGGGGAGGGGGCGGCGGTCTGCTGGAGCAGGCCGTCATTCTGGAGGAGGCCGCCCGTGCCGCGCTCCCCGGCCCGTATCTCCCGACCGTGCTCGCCTCCGCCGTACTGCACCGGGCGGGCCGCCCCGACCTCGCGGCGCCGCTCGCGGACGGGCGCCGGACCGGCGCGGTGGCCCTCGGCGAAGCGGACGATCCCGTACTCGGCGGCGCGGAGGCCGATCTGGTGGTGCTGCGGCACGAGGGGCGCTGGGCCGCCGTGGACGCCACGGAACTGGAGGTGCGCGCCCAGCAGAGCGTGGACCCGACCCGGCCGACCGCCGGGGTGCGGCTGCGGGCGGATGTCCCCGCCGACCGGCTGCTGACGCTCGACGCCGCGCTCGTCACCGATCTGGCAGCCGTCCTGTTCGCCGCCGACGCCTGCGGCACGGCGGCCTGGGCGCTGCACACCGCCACCGGACACGCCAAGGTGCGCGAGCAGTTCGGGCGGCCCATCGGGCAGTTCCAGGCCGTCAAGCACCTCTGCGCCGACATGCTCCTGCGGGTCGAGCAGGCCAGGGCGCTGACCTGGGACGCGGCCCGCGCGGCAGAGGAGGACACCGGTCCCGCAGGGGTGAGCGCCGGGGTGCGCGGGCTCGTCGCCTCACTCGCTGCGGCGACCGCGCTGGACGCCGCGTACAGCTGCGCCAAGGACTGCATCCAGATCCTCGGCGGCACCGGCTTCACCTGGGAACACGACGCACACCTCCACCTGCGCCGCGCCGTGGTGGCCCGGCAGCTGCTCGGCCCCGGGGACACCCACCGGGCGCGGGCCGTGCGGCTCGCCGCCGCGGGCGCGCGCCGGGAACTACGCCTGGAGCTGCCCGCCGAGGCCGCGCCGTACCGGGAACGGGCCCGCGAGGCGATCGGCCCCGCGCGCGGGCTGGACCCCGCCGGGGCCCGCCGCGTCCTCGCCCCCACCGGTTACGCGGCGCCCCACCTGGCGGAGCCGTACGGCCTCGGCGCGGGACCCGTGCAACAGCTCGCCGTCCAGCAGGAGTTGGCGGCCGCCGGGGTGAAGGTCAGCGATCTGGGGATCGCCACCTGGGTGGTGCCCTCGCTGCTCGCGTACGGGACGGACGAGCAGCGCGCCCGCCATCTGGCCCCGACCCTCCGCGGCGACGTCCTCTGGTGCCAGCTCTTCTCGGAGCCCGGGGCCGGGTCCGACCTCGCCTCGCTGCGCACCCGCGCGGACCGCGTGGACGGCGGCTGGCTGGTCAACGGCCAGAAGCTCTGGACCTCGGCCGCGCAGTGGGCCGACTACGGGATCCTGCTCGCCCGCACGAACCAGGAAGCGCCCCGGCACAAGGGGCTCACCTACTTCCTGGTGGACATGAAGGCGGCCTCCGGAATCGACATCAGGCCGCTCAGGGAGATCACCGGCGACTCGCTCTTCAACGAGGTGTATTTCGACGATGTACTGCTGCCCGACGACGCGGTCCTCGGTGCGGTCGACGACGGCTGGCGGGTGGCCCGCAACACCCTCGGCAACGAACGCGTCCACATGGCCGACCAGTTGACCTTCCCCACCGGTCTCGAAGCGCTGATCGCCCGGTCGGACGGGCTGGACGGCGCCCAGCGCGCCCGGATCGGGGCGCTCGCCGCCGAGGCGCACGCCCTCGCCTGCATCGGGCTGCGCACCACTCTCCAGCAGGTCTCCGGCCTCGAACCGGGGGCGGGTGCGTCCGTGCGGAAGCTGGTGCAGACCCCGCACCAGCAGAAGGTCGCCGAGCTTGCCCTCGAACTGCTCGGTCCGGCCGGCGCGGTCCGCGAGGGGGCGGGGGAGCAGGCCGTCCACGGCTTCCTGATGTCGCGCTGCCTGACCATCGCGGGCGGCACCACTCAGGTGCAGCTCAATGTCGTCGCCGAGCGTCTGCTCGGCCTGCCGCGCGATCCGTGA
- a CDS encoding lipid-transfer protein has protein sequence MKAYIVGVGMTKFEKPESRDWQYWDMAKEAGTQALADAGVAYEQVQQLPVGYCFQASTAGQRAAYELGLTGIPVYNVNNNCATGSTALMMARQFVEGGIADCVLALGFEKMQRGALGGGADSGDFKTSPVARHYGIMAAGHGFEMSPPTAQIFGNAAREHMERYGTTAAQLAAVGAKNHRHSADNPRAQFQDVYTVDEILAAKTIHRPLTKLQCSPTSDGSAAAVVVSERFVTQHGLHDKAVEIAGQAMTTDTEESFASGSCIDAVGRPMSREAARLAYERSGLGIEDVDVVELHDCFSVNELLTYEALGMCPEGESGKLVESGATTHGGRWVVNPSGGLISKGHPLGATGLAQAAELVWQLRGEAGGRQVPGARTGLAHNIGLGGAAVVTVLRRE, from the coding sequence ATGAAGGCGTACATCGTCGGCGTCGGGATGACCAAGTTCGAGAAGCCGGAGAGCCGCGACTGGCAGTACTGGGACATGGCGAAGGAGGCAGGCACCCAGGCGCTCGCAGACGCCGGGGTCGCCTATGAGCAGGTGCAGCAGCTGCCCGTCGGCTACTGCTTCCAGGCGTCCACGGCCGGACAGCGCGCCGCGTACGAACTGGGGCTCACCGGGATACCCGTCTACAACGTCAACAACAACTGCGCCACCGGATCGACGGCGCTGATGATGGCCCGGCAGTTCGTCGAAGGCGGCATCGCGGACTGTGTGCTCGCGCTCGGCTTCGAGAAGATGCAGCGCGGCGCCCTCGGCGGTGGCGCGGACAGCGGGGACTTCAAGACGTCCCCGGTGGCCAGGCACTACGGGATCATGGCCGCCGGGCACGGCTTCGAGATGTCGCCGCCCACCGCGCAGATCTTCGGCAACGCGGCCCGCGAGCACATGGAGCGGTACGGGACGACCGCCGCCCAGCTGGCCGCGGTCGGCGCCAAGAACCACCGGCACTCGGCGGACAACCCGCGCGCCCAGTTCCAGGACGTCTACACGGTGGACGAGATCCTGGCGGCGAAGACCATCCACCGGCCGCTCACCAAGCTCCAGTGCTCGCCGACCTCGGACGGCTCCGCGGCGGCGGTCGTCGTGTCGGAGCGGTTCGTCACCCAGCACGGTCTGCACGACAAGGCGGTGGAGATCGCAGGACAGGCGATGACGACGGACACCGAGGAGAGCTTCGCCTCCGGTTCGTGCATCGACGCGGTGGGCCGGCCCATGTCACGCGAAGCGGCACGGCTCGCGTACGAACGGTCCGGGCTCGGCATCGAGGACGTGGACGTCGTCGAGCTGCACGACTGCTTCTCGGTCAATGAGCTGCTGACGTACGAGGCGCTGGGCATGTGCCCCGAGGGGGAGTCCGGGAAGCTCGTGGAGAGCGGGGCGACGACACACGGCGGCCGGTGGGTGGTGAACCCGTCGGGCGGCCTGATCTCCAAGGGCCACCCGCTGGGTGCGACGGGCCTGGCCCAGGCGGCTGAACTGGTCTGGCAGCTGCGCGGGGAGGCCGGGGGCCGGCAGGTCCCCGGGGCCCGGACCGGCCTCGCGCACAACATCGGGCTGGGCGGGGCCGCGGTGGTGACGGTGCTGCGGCGGGAGTGA
- a CDS encoding MFS transporter, which yields MLRISRNARTTAPPTAPTRTWLVVLAACAGQFLVVLDVSVVNVALPSMRTSLGLSGTGLQWVVNAYAIAFAGFMLLGGRAGDLFGRKRMFLVGLGLFTLASLAGGLAQEGWQLLAARAVQGLGAAVLAPSTLTILTSAVPEGAARARAIATWTAVGAGGGAAGGLVGGVLTDALSWRWVLLINVPVGALVLVGAARWISESRAGGARRLDLPGAVLVTAGTATLAYGIVQTEAEGWTAAATLVPLLAGLVLIGLFLAVEARTPLPLMPLKLFRTRSVAAANAAMFVCGAGSFGMWFFMTLYAQNVLGYTPFIAGLALVPSSLSVVAGSKVAPRLMSRFGAKNVAVTGILISVAGFGWQSTMTAHGAYVTSIMLPGMLMMAGAGLAMTPLASLATSGAAPGDAGLVSGLVNTSRTLGGSLGLAVLSTVAAARTRGGTGTEALTEGYALAFRCGGFVLLAGAVLMLVWMPRARNRVIGRAVASSELPGD from the coding sequence ATGCTGCGCATATCCCGGAACGCCCGCACCACCGCACCACCGACCGCGCCGACCCGTACCTGGCTGGTGGTGCTCGCGGCGTGCGCGGGCCAGTTCCTCGTGGTCCTCGATGTCTCCGTCGTCAATGTCGCCCTGCCCTCGATGCGCACCAGCCTCGGTCTCAGCGGCACCGGGCTCCAGTGGGTGGTGAACGCGTACGCCATCGCCTTCGCCGGGTTCATGCTGCTGGGCGGGCGGGCCGGGGACCTCTTCGGCCGCAAGCGGATGTTCCTCGTCGGGCTGGGGCTCTTCACGCTCGCCTCGCTCGCCGGGGGGCTCGCCCAGGAGGGGTGGCAGCTGCTCGCCGCCCGTGCCGTGCAGGGGCTCGGCGCTGCCGTGCTGGCTCCCTCGACGCTCACCATCCTCACCTCCGCCGTCCCTGAAGGCGCCGCCCGCGCGCGGGCCATCGCCACCTGGACGGCCGTCGGCGCGGGCGGCGGCGCCGCGGGCGGTCTGGTCGGCGGGGTGCTGACCGACGCGCTGTCCTGGCGCTGGGTGCTGCTGATCAACGTGCCGGTCGGCGCGCTCGTCCTGGTGGGCGCGGCCCGCTGGATCTCCGAGAGCCGGGCCGGCGGCGCGCGGCGGCTCGACCTGCCCGGCGCGGTGCTGGTCACCGCCGGTACGGCCACCCTCGCGTACGGCATCGTGCAGACCGAGGCCGAGGGGTGGACCGCCGCGGCGACCCTGGTGCCGCTGCTCGCCGGGCTGGTGCTCATCGGGCTGTTCCTGGCCGTCGAGGCGCGTACCCCGCTGCCCCTGATGCCGCTGAAGCTGTTCAGGACGCGCTCGGTCGCCGCCGCCAACGCCGCGATGTTCGTCTGCGGCGCGGGCAGCTTCGGCATGTGGTTCTTCATGACGCTGTACGCCCAGAACGTGCTGGGCTACACACCGTTCATCGCCGGACTCGCCCTCGTTCCCAGCTCGCTGAGCGTCGTCGCCGGATCCAAGGTCGCGCCGCGGCTGATGTCGCGCTTCGGCGCCAAGAACGTGGCGGTCACCGGCATCCTGATCAGCGTGGCCGGATTCGGCTGGCAGTCGACGATGACCGCGCACGGTGCGTACGTCACCTCGATCATGCTGCCCGGCATGCTGATGATGGCCGGTGCCGGTCTCGCCATGACACCGCTCGCCTCCCTCGCCACGTCGGGCGCGGCGCCGGGTGACGCGGGTCTGGTCTCCGGCCTGGTCAACACCTCACGCACGCTGGGCGGTTCGCTGGGCCTCGCGGTCCTCTCCACCGTCGCCGCCGCCCGTACCCGGGGCGGCACCGGGACCGAGGCGCTGACCGAGGGCTACGCCCTGGCTTTCCGGTGCGGCGGGTTCGTCCTGCTCGCCGGTGCGGTGCTGATGCTGGTGTGGATGCCCCGGGCCCGTAACAGGGTCATCGGCCGCGCGGTCGCCTCGTCGGAGCTCCCGGGCGACTGA
- a CDS encoding response regulator codes for MPHDHPARCVRVLLAEDQGMMRGALALLLGLEEDIEVVAQVATGDAIVPAVLEANPDVALLDIELPGRSGLDAAADLRKQAPGCRVLILTTFGRPGYLRRAMEAGAAGFLVKDGPVEELAAAIRRVLAGETVIDPALAAAALSAGPSPLTARECDVLNASVDGATVSDIAGKLHLSESTVRNYLSSAIGKTGTRNRMEAVRSARQQGWL; via the coding sequence ATGCCGCACGACCACCCGGCCCGCTGTGTACGAGTCCTCCTCGCCGAGGACCAGGGCATGATGCGGGGCGCGCTCGCCCTGCTCCTCGGTCTGGAGGAGGACATCGAGGTGGTCGCCCAGGTGGCCACCGGTGACGCGATCGTCCCGGCGGTCCTGGAGGCGAACCCGGACGTGGCACTGCTCGACATCGAACTCCCCGGCCGCAGCGGGCTCGACGCGGCGGCCGATCTGCGCAAGCAGGCCCCGGGGTGCCGGGTGCTGATCCTCACCACGTTCGGCAGGCCCGGTTATCTGCGCCGCGCGATGGAGGCGGGCGCCGCGGGCTTCCTGGTCAAGGACGGTCCGGTGGAGGAGCTGGCCGCCGCGATCCGCCGGGTGCTGGCCGGTGAGACGGTCATCGACCCCGCCCTGGCCGCGGCCGCGCTGAGCGCGGGACCGAGCCCGCTGACCGCGCGCGAGTGCGATGTGCTGAACGCCTCGGTGGACGGGGCGACCGTCTCGGACATCGCGGGGAAGCTGCACCTCTCGGAGTCGACGGTCCGCAACTACCTCTCCTCGGCGATCGGCAAGACCGGCACCCGCAACCGCATGGAGGCCGTACGGTCGGCCCGCCAGCAGGGCTGGCTGTAG